The Desulfuromonas sp. DNA segment AAATTGCTTTCCGCTGATGTCGTCGCCGGCGACCATCCGCGAACTGATCCAGGAAGCGGACGCGGTGATCGGCGCGGTACTGGTGCATGGTGCCAAGGCTCCGAAGCTGGTGACCCGCAATATGCTGGCGGCGATGAAGCCGGGAACGGTTCTGGTCGACGTTGCCATCGACCAGGGTGGCAGCTTTGAAACGTCCCGACCGACCACTCACGCCGACCCGATCTACGAGGAGAACGGTATCGTCCACTACTGCGTCAGCAACATGCCGGGTGCCGTACCGCTGACCTCGACCGTTGCCCTGACCAACGCGACTTTGCCCTACGCGGTCGAGATTGCCGATAAAGGGTGGCAAAAAGCTGCACGTTCAAATTTGGGGATTCGTGAAGGGCTGAATGTTGTCGATGGGAAAGTGACCTACGCCGGGGTGGCGGAAACGTTCAATATCCCGTTCTTTGATCCGGGAAAACTGTTTTAATATAAAAAGGGGCGGATTAAAATCCGCCCCTTGATTCACCATACTAAACACCAGAGATCAAAACATATAACGCACCCCAACAAAGACTTCATGGGCGATGAGATCACCTTCGAAATTTCCGGCCGGTAACCCGCCAAAACCAAAAAGGTCTACATCAAACTCACCGAAATCATAGTATCGGTAACCAAGTTCTGTCTTGACCTGTTCCGAGTGTTTAAACCCGATTCCAACAGTGCCGAAATAGGATAAACTCGTATCAGAATCACTGGCGAAAACAACCCCGTCACTGACTTCTACATCATAATAAGTTCCTCCAGCGCCGGCACCCAAAAATGGCTCGTAAAATCCATTTTCACCGAAACTCAAATCGTAGTAGGTCGATAGCGATATTGTTTTGGTCAAGACTGAGGAGAGATAGAAAAATGTCGGTGTTGGCGGCTGAAAACTATTGGTTCGAAAATCGGAATGCCTGAATGAATAATCGATTTGCGTTCGCAGTGCGCCCCAACCCTTGCCGAGAGATAGATCAAGTAGCACCCGGTTGTCTTGGTCGCTTCCGGTATTGGGATGTGGGCCAGCTGTATTAAGCCCACCTGAGTCCAACTCACTGTACGTAAGCCCTGTCCCAGCCCTTAAGTAGTAACCGTAGTTATCAACGGCCAGCGCAGTTGAAGAAACTAAAAGAGGAAAAACCAATGTGATAACTAGAAAAATAAATTTTATTTTCATAAGAATCTCCGTTATTTACAATACATTTAAACTACACTTGGAAAGTAAACAATAAAGAGGAATCAAAGTCAACCAAATCATGTGAAATAAAATACAGATAAAGAGACAAAAAGCTTCTAGGTATTTTTTAACAACCGAATTCCGTCTTTCTCAATCTTGATCTGCCGCTTTTTGTACAAGCCGCCGACCGCTTTCTTGAACGCCTTCTTGCTCATACCGAGAGCCCGCTTGATCTCTTCGGGCGAGCTTCCGTCGTGCAGGGGGATAAACCCTTCCTCTTCGAGAAGCTCGAGCAGGTTCGCTTTTTCCTCTTTAATGTCGACCATTCCCCCCTTGCGCCGGGTGACATCGATCTTCTTGTCGTTGCGGATCCGTTTGACGTAGCCCTTAATCCGGTCACCGACCTGAAGATGTTCCGGAGCCTCATCCTTGTACAACAGACCGCTGTAAAGATTATTGATAATGACTTTGCATCCGAGCGGTGTGTGTTGCCAGATCAGCAGCTCGACCTCTTCATCCTCTTTCAGGTTAATCTCTTCGGTCTCCAGACAATCATCGATCCGTGAGGTCGCGGCAACCCTCCCTTGATGATCGAGCACCACCTTGACCAGGTACCAGCGCCCCTCCTTCATTTTTTCAAACTGTTCCCGGTGCGGCACCAGAAGATCCTTCTCCAGTCCCCAGTCGAGAAAAGCTCCGGGATTGCCAAGCTGCCTGACCTTGAGGCGGGAGAATTCGCCGACCTGTGCCTTCGGTTTCTTTCGGGTCGCAGTCAGGCGACCCGCCGCGTCCATGAAAACAAAGAGGTTGAACTGATCACCCGGAGCAGTGCCGAAGGGGACTTCCTGCTTCGGCAACAGGATTGTTTCCCGACCCGACTTGATCCAGGCGCCCTTGTCATCGACCCGGTCGACCGTCAATGTGCTGAATGTACCATTTACCGACATCTGATCTTCTCCTTGATAAAAACCGAACCGGAGTATATGCGGAACTGACTCTATAATACCAGCAAAAACAGATTAAAGTACTTGACTTCAATTATCGCTTTAAGTCAGACTTGAAAACTATGAACGCGATAAAAATAACGACAATCAGGATCACCGGCAAACGGACAACCAAGGTCCGCCCGGTCCCGGTCTGCGTCGTAAAATCGTGTTGATATAAAAGCGCTCAACACAACAAAAACGGCCGCAGACAAGTCTGCGGCCGTTTTTTATTATCTTCCAGCAAGGAAAACAGAGAGTGTCGGTACTGCTTTTCTACAAAATTGCCATCACAATGTTGGCTGTCCTCGGACTCTCATTCGTCGCCGAGAAAATCAGTCCCCGATTGGCGGGCCTGCTTTCCGGCTACCCGATCGGCACAGCGATCATCCTGCACTTTTACGGGCTGGAGTATGGCACCAAATTTGCGGCCAATGCAGCTATTTTCAACCTCTGCGGCCTGCTGGCGTCACAGTGCTTTGCCTACGCCTACTACCGGATATCGCTGAAAACCGAATCGGTAGCACTGCCAAGCCTTGTAGCCTTGTCAGCCTACCTGCTGGCAGCTCTTGTTATCAGCCAAACAGCACCGGACCGGAACGCCGCCGTTGCCATTGCCGTCATTGCAACAGCGCTGTTTTGTATTCTGATGCGAACAAGCAGAGCGACAGTGGCAACAGTCACGCGACCCTGGTCGTTAAAACTGGTCGCCGGTCGCCTCGTATTTACAGCTGTGCTTGTTCTTACGGTCACTGAGACTGCGAATATGGTCGGTACGAAGTGGGCCGGGCTGTTTTCAGCATTCCCAGTAGCACTTTACCCTCTGGTGTTCCTTTTGCACCGGGAGCACGGCCCGGCTCCGGTCCGGACAATATTGGGAAATTTTCCGTATGGTCTCTGGTCAGTCATTGCTTATGCCTTAACCGTTTCGTTTGCTTATCCCGGGTTCGGGGTCTTCCCCGGAACGGCCATCGGATTTGCGGTAGCAACGCTGGTGTTGTTGACTATCAACATCAGGCCGATGCTGATTAAATACAAGAGGCAGGCACAAGAGATTCAATCCTGAGTGCCTGGTAATGTTTCACAAGATTTGAGCTTTTAATGTAACAATAGCTCAGTTATAGTTCCTGCGGTTGCCGAGGCAGCCGCCAAACATGAATAAAGGAGTCACACAATGAAAGTCGGAATTGTCGGTTGGCGTGGCATGGTCGGTTCGGTCCTGCTGCAGCGGATGCAGGAGGAGAATGATTTTTCCGGAATCGAACCGGTATTCTTTTCCACCTCACAGGCTGGTCAGGATGCCCCGATGGGTGCCGGCAAGCTCGAGGACGCCTCTAACATCGATACGCTAAAGAAACTTGACATCATCATCACCTGCCAGGGTGGCGACTACACCAAAGAGGTTCATCCAAAGCTGCGTGCCGACGGCTGGAACGGTTACTGGATCGACGCAGCCAGTTCCCTGCGAATGGAAGATGACGCGATTATCATCCTCGATCCGGTTAATCGCGCGGTCATCGACGCCGGCCTGAAGAACGGCGTCAAGGATTTCATCGGCGGCAACTGCACAGTCAGCCTGATGCTGATGGCGCTCGGCGGTCTGTTCGAAGCGGGGCTGGTCGAATGGATGACCTCGATGACCTACCAGGCCGCTTCCGGTGCCGGTGCTCCGAACATGCGCGAACTGCTGGCGCAGATGGGGAGCCTCAACGCCTCGGTCGCCGGCCTGCTGGCTCAACCCGGCTCGGCGATTCTCGAGATCGACCGCAAGATCACCGAAGTGTTGAACGGTTCCGAGATCCCGGTCGACAAC contains these protein-coding regions:
- a CDS encoding alanine dehydrogenase, with the protein product NCFPLMSSPATIRELIQEADAVIGAVLVHGAKAPKLVTRNMLAAMKPGTVLVDVAIDQGGSFETSRPTTHADPIYEENGIVHYCVSNMPGAVPLTSTVALTNATLPYAVEIADKGWQKAARSNLGIREGLNVVDGKVTYAGVAETFNIPFFDPGKLF
- a CDS encoding GntR family transcriptional regulator, whose amino-acid sequence is MSVNGTFSTLTVDRVDDKGAWIKSGRETILLPKQEVPFGTAPGDQFNLFVFMDAAGRLTATRKKPKAQVGEFSRLKVRQLGNPGAFLDWGLEKDLLVPHREQFEKMKEGRWYLVKVVLDHQGRVAATSRIDDCLETEEINLKEDEEVELLIWQHTPLGCKVIINNLYSGLLYKDEAPEHLQVGDRIKGYVKRIRNDKKIDVTRRKGGMVDIKEEKANLLELLEEEGFIPLHDGSSPEEIKRALGMSKKAFKKAVGGLYKKRQIKIEKDGIRLLKNT
- the asd gene encoding aspartate-semialdehyde dehydrogenase, whose protein sequence is MKVGIVGWRGMVGSVLLQRMQEENDFSGIEPVFFSTSQAGQDAPMGAGKLEDASNIDTLKKLDIIITCQGGDYTKEVHPKLRADGWNGYWIDAASSLRMEDDAIIILDPVNRAVIDAGLKNGVKDFIGGNCTVSLMLMALGGLFEAGLVEWMTSMTYQAASGAGAPNMRELLAQMGSLNASVAGLLAQPGSAILEIDRKITEVLNGSEIPVDNFGYPLAGSLLPWIDREVEDGQSREEWKGLVETNKILGSGSPIPIDGLCVRVGAMRSHSQALTIKLNKDVPIEEIEEMIANHNDWVELVPNTKEASLSRLTPAAISGTLTVPVGRLRKMKMGPEYLSAFTVGDQLLWGAAEPLRRMLRILMEK